A part of Caldicellulosiruptor owensensis OL genomic DNA contains:
- the ileS gene encoding isoleucine--tRNA ligase encodes MDWSQTLNLPKTDFPMRANLAQREPQFLKFWYENDIFKKMLEKNKNNKKFILHDGPPYANGDIHLGHALNKVLKDIVNKYKSLQGYYTPYIPGWDTHGLPIEQQVIKKLGVNRHEVEPVEFRKKCKEFALSYIDIQRQQFKRLGVFGEWENPYMTLDPKFEARQIRVFGEMAKKGYIYKGLKPVYWCPSCETALAEAEIEYQEDRTYSIYVKFEVIDDKRLFSNLPIGDKKVYIVIWTTTTWTLPGNLAIALNADFDYSLIDIGNEILVVASELVERVMKTNKIEQYHEIARFKGKDLEYVKCKHPFLDRTSLVILGEHVTLEAGTGCVHTAPGHGEEDFEVCQKYNIPVIVPVDNKGYLTKEAGKFAGLFYEDSNKEIAKELENSGNLLGVEKITHQYPHCWRCKNPVIFRATEQWFASVKGFREEALKAVDSVKWVPEWGRDRIYNMIADRQDWCISRQRIWGVPIPIFYCKNCRKELINDETIDHIAKIFEKEGSDAWFSKDVKELLPEGTKCPVCGCSEFEKETDIMDVWFDSGSSHAYVLESREDLEWPCDMYLEGNDQYRGWFQSSLLTAVATKGRAPYKIVLTHGFVVDGEGKKMSKSEGNVISPFDIIDEFGADILRLWCVSADYTTDMRISKDIIKQLTEIYRKIRNTARFLLGNLFDFNPKTDKVGYENLKEIDKWALQRLYTLIEKVTKAYEEYDYNQVYHLVHNFCVIDMSNLYLDINKDRLYASKSESLDRRAAQTVMYEILVALTKLIAPILSFTAEEIWQNIAYKEENVESVFLTSWPKVNEGILKDETLREKWDKIIEIKDIVAKQLEIARNEKLIGSSLDSKVKIFAKGIDKRFIKENKDIIQEVLIVSQLEVEEGDSDQMKVEVYKADGSKCERCWKFDTMVGKNEESLNVCPRCYEVLKGK; translated from the coding sequence ATGGACTGGAGTCAAACATTGAACTTACCAAAAACCGATTTTCCAATGAGAGCAAACTTGGCGCAAAGAGAACCTCAATTTTTAAAGTTTTGGTACGAAAATGACATCTTTAAAAAAATGCTTGAAAAAAATAAAAACAATAAAAAGTTCATCCTTCATGATGGACCACCTTACGCCAACGGCGACATTCATTTAGGACATGCCTTAAACAAAGTTTTAAAAGACATAGTAAATAAATACAAATCGTTGCAGGGCTATTACACACCTTATATTCCTGGCTGGGATACACACGGTCTTCCGATCGAGCAGCAGGTTATCAAAAAGCTTGGAGTAAACAGGCATGAAGTCGAACCAGTAGAGTTTAGGAAAAAGTGTAAAGAGTTTGCCCTCAGCTATATTGACATCCAAAGACAACAGTTCAAAAGACTTGGCGTGTTTGGTGAATGGGAAAATCCTTACATGACTTTAGACCCAAAGTTTGAGGCAAGACAGATTCGTGTATTTGGAGAAATGGCTAAAAAAGGTTATATCTATAAAGGGCTAAAACCTGTTTACTGGTGTCCGTCTTGCGAAACTGCACTGGCAGAAGCAGAGATTGAGTATCAAGAGGATAGGACATACTCTATTTATGTTAAGTTTGAAGTGATCGATGACAAAAGGTTGTTTTCAAATTTGCCCATAGGAGATAAAAAGGTATACATTGTAATTTGGACAACCACAACATGGACGCTTCCGGGTAACCTTGCAATTGCTTTAAATGCTGATTTTGATTATAGTTTGATTGATATTGGAAATGAAATATTAGTTGTGGCATCTGAGCTTGTAGAAAGAGTAATGAAGACAAATAAAATTGAGCAGTACCATGAGATTGCAAGGTTTAAAGGCAAAGATTTAGAATATGTAAAATGCAAACATCCGTTTTTAGACAGAACTTCTTTAGTAATTTTAGGCGAGCATGTAACTTTAGAAGCAGGAACAGGTTGTGTTCACACAGCACCAGGACATGGTGAAGAGGACTTTGAGGTCTGTCAAAAGTATAATATACCTGTAATTGTTCCAGTTGATAATAAAGGATATTTAACAAAAGAGGCTGGAAAATTTGCAGGTCTCTTTTATGAAGATTCAAACAAAGAGATTGCAAAGGAATTAGAAAACTCAGGTAATCTTCTTGGTGTCGAAAAGATAACTCACCAATACCCGCATTGCTGGAGATGCAAAAATCCTGTTATATTCAGAGCAACTGAGCAATGGTTTGCTTCAGTAAAAGGTTTCAGAGAAGAGGCTTTAAAAGCTGTAGACAGCGTTAAGTGGGTACCAGAGTGGGGAAGAGATAGAATTTACAATATGATTGCAGACAGGCAAGACTGGTGTATCTCAAGACAGAGAATTTGGGGTGTGCCAATTCCAATCTTCTATTGCAAAAATTGCAGGAAAGAGTTAATAAATGATGAGACAATTGACCATATAGCAAAGATATTTGAAAAAGAAGGCTCTGATGCATGGTTTTCTAAGGATGTAAAAGAGCTTTTGCCAGAAGGTACAAAGTGCCCTGTTTGTGGATGCAGCGAGTTCGAGAAAGAAACCGACATCATGGATGTGTGGTTTGACTCAGGTTCTTCTCATGCTTATGTTTTAGAAAGCAGAGAAGATTTAGAGTGGCCATGTGATATGTACTTAGAAGGAAACGATCAGTACAGAGGATGGTTCCAGTCATCGCTTTTGACAGCTGTTGCAACAAAAGGAAGAGCACCTTATAAGATTGTACTCACACATGGTTTTGTTGTTGATGGTGAAGGCAAAAAAATGTCAAAATCAGAGGGAAATGTAATATCACCATTTGATATTATTGATGAATTTGGAGCAGATATATTAAGACTGTGGTGTGTTTCAGCTGACTACACAACTGATATGAGAATTTCAAAGGATATTATAAAACAGCTAACAGAAATTTATAGAAAGATAAGAAACACAGCAAGATTTTTGCTTGGTAATCTTTTTGACTTTAATCCAAAGACAGACAAGGTAGGATATGAAAACTTGAAAGAGATTGATAAGTGGGCACTACAAAGGCTGTATACATTGATTGAAAAGGTGACAAAAGCATATGAAGAATATGATTATAATCAGGTATATCATCTTGTTCATAACTTCTGTGTAATTGACATGAGCAATCTGTATCTTGATATAAACAAAGATAGGCTTTATGCATCAAAAAGTGAAAGTCTTGACAGAAGAGCTGCACAGACTGTTATGTACGAAATACTTGTTGCGCTCACAAAACTAATTGCACCAATTTTGTCTTTCACAGCAGAGGAAATTTGGCAGAATATTGCTTACAAAGAAGAAAACGTTGAATCAGTATTTTTAACAAGCTGGCCAAAGGTTAACGAAGGTATATTAAAAGATGAAACCTTGAGAGAAAAGTGGGATAAGATAATTGAAATAAAAGACATTGTTGCAAAACAGCTTGAGATTGCAAGAAATGAAAAGCTTATTGGAAGTTCACTGGACAGTAAAGTAAAGATTTTTGCTAAAGGTATTGATAAGAGGTTTATAAAAGAAAACAAAGACATCATTCAGGAAGTGCTAATTGTTTCCCAACTTGAGGTTGAAGAAGGCGACAGCGACCAAATGAAAGTAGAAGTTTACAAGGCTGATGGTTCAAAGTGTGAACGATGTTGGAAATTCGATACAATGGTTGGAAAGAATGAAGAAAGTTTAAATGTATGTCCGAGGTGCTATGAGGTTTTAAAAGGTAAATAA
- the aroB gene encoding 3-dehydroquinate synthase, whose product MEDRIYLNLKRNEKNIPIVFVERIEKIREYILSFNCSNLVIFTDRLVYRLYKDFIDSLQHSYLYLFDKGEESKSIESYLKAIDYLLDRNVDRRALFIAIGGGVVGDVVGFIASTYKRGVRLIHIPTTLLSMVDSSIGGKTGINYKSYKNQIGTFYQPEMIIICPQFLGTLPKSEVLSGFGEIIKYGFTLDKSILDIKDRFEKDVFEIFQDKILAMQLIKKSINCKVKVVEKDEKESFLREILNFGHTVGHALETYYNYYFSHGIFVILGMVAEMILSNILFNFDLSNLDFLIRILEKNSIKLPQRFEKSQIISIMKYDKKNISSSIRIVLLKDVCDYVLGYEINEDILYEALDKFEKIVLS is encoded by the coding sequence ATGGAAGATAGGATTTACTTAAATTTAAAGAGGAATGAAAAAAACATTCCAATTGTTTTTGTTGAGAGAATAGAAAAAATTAGAGAATATATTTTATCTTTTAACTGCTCAAATCTTGTAATATTTACTGACAGGTTGGTCTACAGGCTCTACAAAGATTTTATTGATAGCCTGCAGCACTCTTACCTCTATCTTTTTGATAAAGGTGAGGAATCAAAGTCAATAGAGTCTTACCTGAAAGCCATTGATTATCTTTTGGATAGAAATGTGGATAGAAGAGCTTTGTTTATTGCAATCGGTGGCGGGGTTGTTGGGGATGTAGTAGGGTTTATAGCATCTACATATAAACGTGGTGTAAGGCTCATTCACATTCCAACAACTCTTCTTTCAATGGTTGATAGTAGTATTGGTGGTAAGACTGGAATTAATTATAAATCTTATAAGAACCAGATTGGAACATTTTATCAACCTGAGATGATAATAATTTGCCCTCAGTTTTTAGGAACACTTCCAAAAAGCGAGGTTTTATCTGGCTTTGGTGAAATAATAAAATATGGTTTTACTTTAGACAAAAGTATATTGGATATTAAAGATAGATTTGAAAAAGATGTTTTTGAGATTTTTCAAGATAAAATACTTGCTATGCAGTTGATAAAGAAATCTATTAACTGTAAAGTTAAAGTTGTTGAAAAGGATGAAAAAGAATCATTTTTGAGAGAAATTCTGAATTTTGGCCACACAGTAGGTCATGCATTAGAGACGTATTACAATTACTATTTTTCTCATGGTATATTCGTTATTTTGGGAATGGTTGCTGAGATGATACTTTCAAACATTCTATTTAATTTTGATTTGTCAAACTTAGATTTTTTAATAAGAATTTTGGAGAAGAATAGTATAAAACTTCCTCAAAGATTTGAGAAGAGCCAAATTATCTCAATTATGAAGTATGACAAGAAAAATATAAGTTCTTCTATAAGAATTGTTTTATTGAAGGATGTATGTGATTATGTTTTAGGTTACGAAATTAATGAAGATATTTTATATGAGGCACTTGATAAGTTCGAAAAAATTGTTTTATCTTAA
- a CDS encoding VanZ family protein, translated as MSLCIEVLQLISMIMTNNSGRCFDIDDIIANTIGGIVGFYFCIISKRLLMLIFKGVDL; from the coding sequence ATTTCTTTATGCATAGAAGTATTGCAGTTAATTAGTATGATAATGACAAACAATTCTGGCAGATGTTTTGACATAGACGATATTATAGCGAATACAATAGGCGGAATTGTGGGATTTTACTTTTGTATTATTAGTAAAAGATTATTGATGCTTATATTCAAGGGAGTTGATTTGTAA
- a CDS encoding YncE family protein, protein MKNYKKMIACLIICSLILFSSLSFLTIKTSATDSKEVKEDFKLSNFKKIVSIPVSEEGIEYTGSAGLSGPEGPNAFDVKGDKVYVLDNVHHRVLIYSKTNGNLIDRIFFPENYWIYNMAVDKVGKIYLFDAGLNSLITILNGQVEIKSLQRQVYLEPLSDFGVSEDGPYVVISDERGIKTVILKDKKINNFIPDSNGTKTLTIAEEKKNNMSYDKIVWKLNWENGKVIGGQIYTLTGKIIRFEFPSGFEQGTNRYIGMSGNIVYWKLENKDGISIVGFDSESGKIERAVQIPLDIYYIIPQRPIVIDEGNVYVLVPSEKSVDVLTVTSWQSFEEFIKYTEKYKN, encoded by the coding sequence ATGAAAAATTATAAGAAAATGATAGCGTGTTTGATAATCTGTAGTTTGATTTTATTCTCTTCTTTATCTTTTTTAACTATCAAAACCAGTGCAACTGATAGTAAAGAAGTTAAAGAAGACTTTAAGCTTTCCAACTTTAAGAAAATTGTAAGTATTCCTGTATCTGAAGAGGGAATCGAATACACGGGTTCAGCTGGGCTAAGTGGTCCCGAAGGTCCAAATGCCTTTGATGTCAAAGGAGACAAAGTATATGTACTTGACAATGTTCATCATAGGGTTTTAATATACAGTAAAACCAATGGAAACTTAATTGATAGAATATTTTTCCCAGAGAATTATTGGATTTACAATATGGCAGTTGATAAGGTAGGGAAGATATATTTATTTGATGCTGGGTTAAACAGTTTGATTACAATATTGAATGGTCAAGTCGAAATCAAATCCTTACAAAGACAAGTTTATTTGGAGCCATTATCTGATTTTGGAGTTAGTGAAGATGGACCATATGTCGTAATTTCAGATGAAAGAGGAATTAAAACAGTGATATTAAAAGATAAGAAAATAAATAACTTTATACCAGATTCTAATGGCACAAAAACTCTTACGATTGCAGAAGAGAAAAAAAATAATATGTCTTATGATAAAATTGTATGGAAGCTTAATTGGGAAAATGGAAAAGTAATAGGAGGGCAGATTTATACATTAACAGGAAAAATTATACGTTTTGAATTTCCTTCAGGATTTGAGCAAGGAACTAACCGCTATATTGGAATGAGTGGAAATATAGTATATTGGAAATTGGAAAACAAAGATGGAATTTCGATAGTTGGATTTGACAGTGAAAGTGGTAAAATTGAAAGAGCTGTTCAAATTCCTCTTGATATTTATTATATTATTCCTCAACGGCCTATTGTAATTGATGAAGGAAATGTCTATGTACTGGTACCTTCTGAAAAGAGTGTTGATGTACTTACGGTTACTTCTTGGCAATCTTTTGAAGAATTTATTAAATATACAGAAAAATACAAAAATTAA
- a CDS encoding BlaI/MecI/CopY family transcriptional regulator, whose translation MNKDLLKPSEAELEVMKVLWEEGKALSAPEIVQKLKEKDIKWEKSTIYTLIDRLAKKKAIKQEKKDKLYYYSPSISKEEYAKIETARVLNKLFNGSVKDLIAALIESGNLKKEELEEIKKLLGKEE comes from the coding sequence ATGAACAAGGATTTATTAAAGCCATCAGAAGCTGAGTTAGAGGTTATGAAAGTTTTGTGGGAAGAAGGAAAGGCGCTCAGTGCACCAGAGATAGTGCAAAAGTTAAAAGAAAAAGACATCAAATGGGAAAAGTCAACCATATACACCTTGATTGACAGGCTGGCAAAGAAAAAGGCAATAAAACAAGAGAAAAAGGATAAGCTTTACTATTACAGTCCATCAATTAGCAAAGAGGAATACGCAAAGATAGAAACAGCAAGGGTATTGAATAAGCTATTTAATGGCTCTGTAAAAGATTTAATAGCAGCATTAATTGAAAGTGGAAACTTAAAAAAAGAAGAGCTTGAGGAGATTAAGAAGTTATTAGGAAAAGAGGAGTAG
- a CDS encoding M56 family metallopeptidase: protein MNIEVIFKWILVMTVGGSIAVLIFAILSKIFKEHLSARARYYIWMIGLFCFTIPWNVLIKFCKKDSRVLNQSIILGNSSHMTSKLNNNNALNLQLTENTAQGGALTALPYKNISYFNPEKFVEFIGYVWLVGAIVFFAWFLIRYIWFKVILIRSSRKCSNEYCRRMIERYCNLRKIPRKIKILESDIIQTPMLIGIITPILVIPTKDIVREDLRLIIRHELVHFKRKDVLVKWLSKLINALHWFNPLVYFAVLKLNRECEYSCDEEVIRKLKKDGKRRYAEVLYNTLLVSIGSGAGAAFGLVGRKESIVERFRFIMSLEARKMSKGAKVFVVVLVLTTIFLSAFVQIWAKDILSFDSDEIEAIKSTIEGFYETQYKAYLQMEYIDITPYLDMSKIQNHNKVVALKMLVFRRKYTDEKKYCYVEKRHFPYELHYKNIELDGNKAKVVIDLEIKLKEAYPSFISYGDNIFELEKQDGTWKITKHIYDKWALMHYEFSIDQKLPEPDYEQIKRQIDRDFGIK from the coding sequence ATGAATATAGAAGTTATATTCAAATGGATTTTAGTAATGACAGTAGGTGGTAGCATAGCTGTTTTGATATTTGCTATTTTGAGCAAAATCTTTAAAGAGCATTTGAGCGCAAGGGCAAGGTATTATATTTGGATGATAGGGCTTTTTTGTTTTACCATTCCATGGAATGTATTGATTAAATTTTGTAAGAAAGATAGTAGAGTACTAAATCAGAGTATTATATTAGGCAACAGCAGTCATATGACCTCAAAATTAAATAACAACAATGCATTGAACTTACAACTAACAGAAAATACAGCACAAGGTGGGGCTTTAACTGCCCTGCCTTATAAAAATATTAGTTATTTTAACCCTGAAAAATTTGTAGAATTTATTGGTTATGTTTGGCTTGTAGGTGCCATAGTATTTTTTGCATGGTTTTTGATAAGGTATATTTGGTTTAAAGTGATACTTATAAGAAGTTCACGAAAATGTTCAAATGAATATTGCAGAAGAATGATTGAAAGGTATTGCAATCTAAGAAAAATTCCAAGAAAGATAAAGATATTAGAAAGTGATATTATACAAACACCTATGCTAATCGGAATAATTACTCCGATCCTAGTAATACCTACAAAGGACATAGTAAGAGAAGATTTAAGATTAATCATAAGACATGAACTTGTACACTTCAAGAGAAAAGATGTACTTGTTAAATGGCTAAGCAAATTAATAAATGCACTTCATTGGTTTAACCCCTTGGTATACTTTGCAGTTTTAAAGCTAAATAGAGAATGTGAATATTCATGTGACGAAGAAGTAATAAGAAAGCTTAAGAAGGATGGCAAAAGAAGGTATGCAGAGGTACTTTATAACACACTTTTGGTGAGTATAGGCAGTGGAGCAGGCGCGGCATTTGGTCTGGTAGGTAGAAAAGAAAGCATTGTTGAGAGATTTAGGTTTATTATGAGTTTGGAGGCAAGGAAAATGAGCAAAGGTGCAAAGGTGTTTGTTGTGGTGTTAGTATTGACAACAATATTCTTAAGTGCATTTGTTCAAATTTGGGCAAAAGATATTTTGAGTTTTGATAGCGATGAAATAGAGGCAATCAAATCAACTATAGAAGGATTTTATGAAACACAGTACAAAGCTTATCTTCAAATGGAGTATATAGATATAACACCGTACTTGGATATGTCAAAGATACAGAATCATAATAAAGTTGTTGCATTAAAAATGTTAGTATTCAGAAGAAAATATACAGACGAAAAAAAATATTGTTATGTTGAGAAGAGACATTTTCCATATGAACTTCATTATAAGAACATAGAGCTTGATGGCAACAAAGCCAAGGTAGTTATTGACTTAGAGATAAAACTGAAAGAAGCATATCCATCATTTATTTCTTATGGTGATAATATTTTTGAATTAGAAAAGCAGGATGGGACATGGAAAATTACAAAGCATATCTATGACAAATGGGCCTTAATGCATTATGAATTCTCTATTGACCAAAAGTTACCAGAACCTGATTACGAGCAAATAAAAAGGCAAATAGATAGAGATTTTGGAATTAAGTAA
- a CDS encoding amidase domain-containing protein, translating into MKKEYKNFSDVELKNNIGIFSLPAVNHYYSTSRAVEYANKYVFNRNTKFYDTTSGGGDYTNFASQVLWYGFGANDTMNDILNKVMMVPGSYEEGWYAGPGGGSKNWESVEAFWTYMTSFKSIDTPGPRVVVVDSVNSLDNGGIMQIDFSNDGRFEHTVILIDKTTLKFAQHTPNTYRYYQEYTGAKRYFNLYYFREIE; encoded by the coding sequence TTGAAAAAAGAATATAAAAACTTCAGTGATGTTGAATTGAAAAACAATATTGGAATTTTCAGTTTGCCAGCAGTAAATCATTATTATAGTACATCAAGGGCTGTTGAATATGCAAACAAATACGTATTTAACCGTAATACCAAGTTTTATGATACAACCTCTGGAGGAGGAGATTATACAAACTTTGCATCTCAAGTTTTATGGTATGGATTTGGAGCAAATGATACTATGAACGATATATTAAACAAAGTGATGATGGTTCCTGGTTCATATGAAGAAGGGTGGTATGCTGGTCCTGGTGGAGGCTCAAAAAATTGGGAGAGTGTTGAAGCTTTCTGGACTTATATGACAAGCTTTAAGTCCATTGATACACCTGGACCACGCGTTGTTGTAGTAGACAGTGTAAATTCATTAGATAATGGAGGAATAATGCAAATTGATTTTTCTAATGACGGAAGATTTGAGCATACAGTAATTCTTATAGATAAAACTACCTTGAAATTTGCTCAGCATACACCAAATACCTATCGTTATTATCAAGAGTACACAGGTGCAAAAAGATATTTTAATCTGTATTATTTTAGAGAAATAGAATAG
- the mtnA gene encoding S-methyl-5-thioribose-1-phosphate isomerase yields MKHFEFENDKLIVLDQRKLPFEREYFVCSTYHDVYVAIKDMIIRGAPLIGIVAAYGVVLGFKEIIEKNMESTKIYEVINFLASSRPTAVNLFWALERMKKVFEKARNLSQSQIYSLLLQEARKIEDEDKSINKKIGEHGNTLIKEGANILTHCNAGALATGGYGTALGVIREAHYTGKNIHVYVDETRPYLQGARLTAFELSEDGIPNTVICDNMAGYLMKLGKIDCVIVGADRIALNGDTANKIGTYSLSVLAKHHGIPFYIAAPVSTIDFNIKSGSEIPIEERSEDEIRFFNGKKIVPDESKVFNPAFDVTPAENITAIITDKGIIFPPFEENISKLKEK; encoded by the coding sequence ATGAAACACTTTGAGTTTGAAAATGATAAGCTCATTGTGCTTGACCAGAGAAAGCTGCCATTTGAAAGAGAGTATTTTGTTTGTAGCACATATCATGATGTATATGTAGCAATAAAAGATATGATTATAAGAGGAGCACCGCTTATTGGAATTGTTGCTGCATATGGAGTTGTATTGGGCTTTAAGGAGATAATTGAAAAGAACATGGAGTCCACTAAAATTTATGAGGTCATAAACTTTCTTGCAAGCTCAAGACCCACTGCTGTGAACCTTTTCTGGGCACTTGAGAGGATGAAAAAAGTTTTTGAAAAGGCAAGAAATCTTTCTCAAAGTCAAATTTATAGTTTGCTGCTACAAGAGGCAAGGAAAATAGAAGATGAAGACAAAAGTATCAATAAAAAGATTGGTGAGCATGGAAATACACTTATAAAAGAAGGTGCAAATATTCTTACTCACTGTAATGCAGGAGCTTTAGCAACGGGCGGGTATGGAACTGCACTTGGTGTCATCCGTGAAGCTCACTATACAGGCAAAAATATTCATGTTTATGTAGATGAGACCAGGCCGTATCTTCAGGGGGCAAGGCTCACAGCTTTTGAGCTTTCTGAAGATGGTATTCCCAATACAGTTATTTGTGATAACATGGCAGGTTATCTTATGAAACTTGGGAAAATTGACTGCGTTATTGTTGGTGCAGACAGAATCGCTTTAAACGGAGATACTGCAAACAAGATTGGTACTTATTCTCTTTCTGTTTTGGCAAAGCACCATGGCATTCCTTTTTACATTGCAGCACCAGTATCAACCATTGATTTCAATATAAAATCAGGCTCAGAAATTCCTATTGAAGAGAGAAGCGAAGATGAAATAAGATTTTTCAACGGCAAAAAGATTGTTCCGGATGAATCGAAGGTTTTTAATCCTGCATTTGATGTGACGCCGGCTGAGAACATAACTGCCATAATTACAGATAAGGGTATTATTTTTCCACCGTTTGAGGAGAATATCTCAAAACTCAAAGAAAAGTGA
- a CDS encoding S-methyl-5'-thioadenosine phosphorylase: MEYRADIGVFGGSGFYSLEDNVEEIELETPYGKPSDKISLVEIAGKKVAFLPRHGKKHQYPPHLIPYRANIWAMKMLGVKKIIGPTASGSLKPEIKPGDFVVCDQFVDRTWGRKDTFFEGPEVRHISAAKPYCEYLRKIAIESAKELGITVHENGTVVVIQGPRFSTTAESRWFSSMGWDVINMTQYPEVVLAKELGICYVNISLITDYDAGLEGRDDIKPVTEEEVYRVFRENNDKVKKLIYRMIEKIDVDYICEE; this comes from the coding sequence ATGGAATACAGAGCTGATATAGGGGTCTTTGGCGGTTCGGGTTTTTACTCTTTAGAAGACAATGTTGAAGAGATAGAACTTGAAACACCCTACGGAAAACCAAGCGACAAAATCTCTTTAGTTGAGATTGCAGGCAAAAAAGTAGCTTTTCTGCCCCGTCATGGCAAAAAACATCAATATCCTCCTCACTTGATTCCATACAGAGCAAACATTTGGGCAATGAAGATGCTTGGGGTCAAAAAGATAATTGGACCAACAGCGTCAGGAAGCTTAAAGCCTGAGATAAAGCCCGGTGACTTTGTTGTGTGTGACCAGTTTGTTGATAGGACATGGGGAAGAAAAGACACATTCTTTGAAGGACCTGAAGTAAGGCACATATCTGCTGCAAAGCCGTACTGTGAATATTTGAGAAAAATTGCAATTGAGTCTGCAAAAGAACTTGGAATTACTGTGCATGAAAATGGAACAGTTGTTGTAATACAAGGTCCGAGATTTTCCACAACTGCTGAGAGCAGATGGTTTTCGTCTATGGGCTGGGATGTTATCAACATGACACAGTATCCAGAAGTAGTACTTGCAAAAGAGCTTGGTATCTGCTATGTTAATATATCGCTTATTACAGATTATGATGCTGGACTTGAGGGAAGAGATGATATAAAGCCTGTAACAGAAGAAGAAGTTTATAGAGTCTTTAGAGAAAATAATGACAAAGTAAAAAAGCTTATATACAGAATGATTGAAAAGATTGATGTAGATTATATTTGCGAGGAGTAA
- a CDS encoding DUF5665 domain-containing protein, translated as MSRDEFEEKLNDFILKLERMNFSYYIEYLKNPKKIIFINFLSGAARGFGTAFGFSILGALLLYILNAIVKYNLPVIGRYIAEILKFVKFYMH; from the coding sequence ATGTCAAGAGACGAATTTGAGGAAAAGTTAAATGATTTTATCTTAAAACTTGAAAGGATGAATTTTAGCTACTATATAGAATACTTGAAAAACCCGAAGAAGATAATTTTTATAAACTTTTTATCTGGTGCTGCACGGGGATTTGGAACAGCTTTTGGCTTTTCTATTTTGGGTGCTCTTCTTTTGTATATACTTAATGCTATTGTAAAATACAACCTTCCTGTAATAGGTCGGTATATCGCTGAAATTTTGAAGTTTGTAAAGTTTTATATGCATTAA
- a CDS encoding TraR/DksA C4-type zinc finger protein, with the protein MKPAEMEMIKKMLLDKKSELERYLKNTKDNQISNFSTVYSNEVSNYDNHPADIASDLFEVEKNMSLKADMKRKLKLIEKALSKIEKGNFGYCMSCKKEIPIDRLLAIPYTEFCIECQKDMEKRENCQTDQRPIEEKVMGKPFNDKFPSQGEEEHDGTDMWSILKMHSTSNGPQDEIVSDGINYYKNINDIDDTVEEVDKISTNDAKKWL; encoded by the coding sequence TTGAAGCCAGCTGAAATGGAAATGATCAAAAAAATGCTCTTAGATAAAAAATCCGAATTAGAAAGGTATCTAAAAAATACTAAAGATAATCAAATTTCGAACTTTAGCACAGTGTATTCAAACGAGGTTTCAAACTATGACAATCATCCAGCTGACATTGCATCAGACCTATTTGAAGTGGAAAAGAACATGAGCTTGAAAGCTGACATGAAAAGAAAACTTAAATTGATTGAAAAAGCACTCTCCAAAATTGAAAAGGGAAACTTTGGCTACTGTATGTCCTGCAAAAAAGAGATTCCTATAGATAGGCTTTTAGCAATACCTTATACAGAATTTTGTATAGAGTGCCAGAAAGATATGGAAAAGAGAGAAAATTGTCAAACAGACCAACGACCGATAGAAGAAAAAGTGATGGGCAAACCTTTCAATGATAAGTTTCCAAGTCAGGGTGAAGAAGAACATGATGGCACAGATATGTGGAGTATCCTCAAGATGCACTCAACAAGCAACGGTCCACAGGATGAGATTGTATCTGATGGAATAAATTATTACAAAAATATAAATGATATTGATGATACAGTTGAAGAAGTGGATAAAATCTCAACTAATGATGCAAAAAAATGGTTATAA